TGTTGTGGGCCTTGAACCATCtgactgactttgttgttcacacaggagagagaagggactatcgtggatcctctggggagcctcaacaacctcatggtgctgacgaggcagagaagcgtctctccacatcagaacacctcaagaaacaccagcagcaacccacagggaagaaatctcaccaCTGCTCTCACTGTGGGAAAAGTTGcaaatcttcatcagaacttaaaatacacctgagaattcacacaggagagaaaccgtttggctgtgatcaatgtgggaagagttttactcggctacaaaccctgaaatcacaccagagaatacacaatggagagaaaccttatagctgtgatcaatgtggcaagagttttactacatctagctatctaactatacacctgTTGAACACACACAtgagagaaaccgtatagctgtgatcattgtgggaaaagttttactacatctagctatctaactatacaccagagaacacatacaggagagaaaccatatagctgtactcaatgtgggaagcgTTTTACTCAGCCAGACAGCCTGatattacaccagagaacacacacaggagagaaaccttatagctgtgatcaatgtgggaagagtttttcaaCATCTAGCATTCtcactatacaccagagaacacacacaggagagaaaccatatagctgtgctcaatgtgggaagagtttctctacatctagctatctcactatacaccagagagcacacacaggagagaaaccatatagctgtaatcattgtgggaagagttttactcagctaaaCAGCCTGATAGTACACCagcggacacacacaggagagaaaccttatggctgtgatcaatgtggaaagagttttggtACATCTGGCTGTCTGAagacacaccagagaacacacacaggagagaaaccttatagctgtgaacAATGTAGGAAGAGTTTttctacatctagctatctcactatacaccagagaacacacacaggagagaaatcttatagctgtgctcAATGGGGGAAGAAATACCCTGAAATACTCTGATATAAGATCTCTgattaaacatcagaaaatacatgaaggagttgtttcatgatatcaatgaaagaATGTTAACACATTGTAGAAGGATTATTCTATTGATTTTAGCCTCAGGGGAAAAATgtaggctctgaattgaaagagtactatttatgagatttaacaaaaagtgactaacacaaaaagagttgttacacttaccacgttggtgacccaaaATCAAAATGAATCAAAATgaaacacttcaaaatgtagctagttgttttctacaaattgtcttctaaccagtgatgtacacatttttcccagattccgtgtggtttttgctgtgttagttttaacaggacgtgcaacctcatctccctcttCTCGGCACAATTGATTTCAATatgatatcgatgagtgatgacaataagtgttgcgttcctttgtttagcaACCCcaacatttaaatgcatcactccaaaatatagctgactgtcttctgcaggttgtcctctaaccagtgaggtaaaatatatctcccatttccatgtgttttttttagttgtgttagtttcaacatcacgtacaacctgattttccccctaattgatatcagtgatttattgcttcttgtcaaaacaacagcgtttctggtacttgtgcagtttataaggtgcttgttttaaaaatacaagtaatgtgattattgtggcagatgtttgtgtatatagcACATTTTATGTTTAGGTTTTAAATTTATCCCAAACTCTTtgtgcatattggttattgatttggacacattaaaactgtgttttgacattgggctatCCCACCTAGCACAATGTAATTGGAGACTttgaaaataagactatgcaatcaaatatttcatatttacatttcatgtaacatttagtaataATAATTATTCATGCAACCAACTTACAATTTTtggtacaattatattgacattgttgccctgcttttagaatatcagggttcattctcagatgtgccaacccaaatgtactagagcatgacattggagactgggccccgatccaacaacatgacTATCTAGTGAactctgaaaagagagagaagctctgcAGTGAGGTGAAAAGTTTCTACGGATATTAAGGAGctagttctagaagctagtgagttttaggaagacgagagttctagaagctagtgagttttaggattctatagaaagaaaaaggagaaaagatacgattgtatattattatttagaaatgtgttatttcttgtttttaattgttgatagccagtagacaccatgtttatattgtggaaggtgaagcattgtagttgattataatgtgaaatggaagttttctgttggtggtgagcaaacttataaaatataggatatatttgttgtcttaaggaggaaggtgttacaggctttggtttttccatttatgttttgaggttggactttagcacatAGGGCGCActtattggtgtcacctcgttagtcagtatgtgttacacctgtgctggcttgtccatctcgttagtgggaaggtgtttcacctgagctggtccaggttctatttaagagtgtctggcccagtgctccagttgtcttgatagatgtggagagtcaacacctttagttgctccacctttttggtttactttctgtctgtaagtttggtgtgggttttccttttgtttgcctcttcttgggcagatttagtgggtctcatggttggtgtcttttaggtcccagttgttgttactagtcaactttcagtcgacacccccatagtgtctttgagaacccctcctaaaaaacaagcttatatttagggttggatattgcatccaattagtgttttaatcaatggcatttccttagaatgctcattggtctttcagttgttaatcttctgttttttttatcctgttatttttgtgtatgaaatatttctgtttattttcattgttttctcctgtgaagccattgtgttgcatccatgtctgaaatgtgctgtataaataaagcttgatttgatttcaacaaatgaacccaatgactgaACAATCGACAGACTCTTGTTCCctcttagtatgaaaaacagtatcaCTTTTCCAGCCTActgaaggcgtggtggagtggtaaacactacccccggctctaccaggggcttgaggtggtctcccacatctctgcttatgtcatgttctgtggtcttgctgttccatttcttgactgcccctgcaacacagaaacacatgtagtcatattatataaaacactcaaagtaatggatatggagcatctacagcctcagttacacctggcacctaaatgtgacttctgtcatccgatcactccaagctgcattaggttcagatctaacaggatgggcctttgacatagtctggacacagtcaggccactgaatataaataagcaatgtaaagagatagagatacatccttgggacgtccctagcccGTTGAAGttaacatttaaaatggttacggTAGGTGTTAGGGTTTAGgatagggatgtcccaaggaacCCGGACACCATtgtgcattcttctgtctcttttacatagCAGGTGATGGGTTCTGACATCtgaacttgaaaatatgaaatatccttctgtgaaattgaatgaaacaataatgtatgttgatgctaatatgatgtacaatattccatgatgtttctatatgataacaatagagtaatatatttaatatgatgtacaatattccatgatgcactgtttgtctacatcaccctgaggaaggcacagtgatgccgaaacgttggtaaaaacacattaaattgctgggagtttatacatggagtgtgcgactttctttattttgatagtttatagtttattcaCCGTTaatcagcacctccacacaaactatttttcagggtgtgcgccagctcatgttttttaagggtaggtaacaacacatccgccacgctgatcctcaacacaggggcccatcaggggtgcgtgctcagccccctcctgtactccctgttcactcatgactgtgttggagtttttcctagccaccgtgcttctacacctgcattttttgctgtttggggttttaggctgggtttctgtacaacactttgagatatcagctgatgtacaggctatataaataaatttgatttgatttgactgcacggccaggcacgactccaacaccatcatcaagttttccgatgccacaacagtggtaggcctgatcaccaacaaagaggagacagcctatatggaggaggtctGGCTGTGTGGTGGCAGGaaagcaacctctccctcaacgtgatcaagacaaagaagatgattgtggactacaggaaaaggaagacagagcacgcccccattcttattgaaggggctgtagtggagcaggttgagagcttcaagttccctggtatccacatcactaacaaactatcacggtccaagcacaccaagacaatcgtgaagacggcactacaaaacctattccccctcaggagactgaaaagatttagcatgggtcctcagatcctcaaaaggttctacagctccaccatcgagagcatcctgactggttgcatcactttctggtatagcaactgcttggcctccaaccacaaggcactacagagggtagtgcgtacagcccagtacataactggggacaagcttcctgccatccaggacctctataccgggcggtgtcagaggaagggcccccccacacactctgttatcatctatgcattgtcactttaataactctacctacatgtacatattacctcaattgcatcaactaaccggtgcccccgtacattgactctaccggtaccccctgtatatagtctccaaattgactctgtaccggtaccccctgtatatagtctccaaattgactctgtatcggtaccccctgtatatagtctccacattgactctgtaccggtaccccctgtatatagtctagcTATTGATATTTAAcctctgctctttaattacttgttccttttatttcttattcttatttgtactttttaaaactgcattgttggttaggggcttgtaagtcagcatttcactctaaggatTCACTGTATGCTTTTCactaacctgttgtattcggcgcataatactaatacaatttgatttgatagactCATAGTACAGAATGAATGACTGACTGCCCACGTCAGTTCAccatctcacctcatactgtattggagcagcagcagctgactgcccggttcaacatcagttcaccgtctcacctcatactgtattggagcagcagcagctgactgcccggttcaacatcagttcaccgtctcccctcatactgtattggagcagcagcagctgactgccctgtTCAATGTctgttcaccgtctcacctcatactgtattggagcagcagcagctgactgcccggctcaaatcaaatcaagtttattttatatagcccttcgtacatcagctaatatctcgaagtgctgtacagaaacccagcctaaaacctcaaacagcccCAAACCCCAAACAGccaccccaaacagcaagcaatgccgggagcagcagcagctgactcccgggttcaacatcagttcaccttCTCAcgtcatactgtattggagcagcagcagctgacttgatcgttgatgctaatcatcatgttttgaatctgagagtaaatagagcagACTACACTCTAAAAATGAACAACTGGAGTTGTTCTCAGATCCCCTGAGAACCGTAGGGTTCTTGGTcaatgaaaaacacccccaaaaggttcttcaaagaacttgttAGAAGGTGGGTTCATCGAGAACCTCCGTTGTTGCTGGACTTCTTCCGGGAACTTCCCAATTACAACTGAAAACGATGGAGACAAGTTTGGATGCAACGACAGTTAAAAAGGTTAAGTTGGGTTGATGTTTGGCTCTGAATATGTCTCGAAATaatttatataataatataacatcCTAATGAATAACGAAGACAATTATGTTTTCTATGAATAGCTTCCATAACGTTACTATAGCTAATTACCGTAAATATTAGAAAGCCGGGTTTGACCGTCGGCGTTGTTTGAGCTGCAGTACAgcaccgttatctagctagctaacgttatgtcctaACTAGGCGGAACTAGGTTTGGATTATTTCCCTGAACTATATTCTTTCCTATATATTGTATATCGTTTCCATAAAGCCAACATGGCTTTACACTATTTAATGTAAGTTTCTAATCTAGAGCAGTTCTCACTTTTGTGATAATGAACTAGCTAacgctaactaactaactaactaaggacggtgacctgtccagacgagatgttacaacgaactgaatcgtcaatggaggtcttcctctttatatagcctgctacagcatgcaacactattaactcacaagggggcataacgttacatgtacaatactatcccattttggaaacgttacatggacaatactgtcccattttggaaacgttacatgtacaatactatcccattttggaaacgttacatgtacaatactatcccattttggaaacgttacatggacaatactatcccattttggaaacgttacatggacaatactaccccattttggaaacgttacatgtataatactatcccattttggaaacgttacatggacaatactatcccattttggaaatgttacatggacaatactatcctattttggaaacgttacatggacaatactatcctaTTTTGGAGACGTTACccgtacaatactatcccattttggaaacgttacatggacaatactatccaattttggaaacgttacatggacaatagtatcccattttggaaacgttacatggacaatactaccccattttggaaacgttacatgtacaatactatcccattttggaaatgttacatgtacaatactatcccattttggaaacgttacatggacaatactatcccattttggaaatgttacatggacaatatgatgttacatggacaatactgaTGTCCTCACCCAGgggtgaggacatcatcctgctatTTTGACAGTCCCTGAAGGACAATACAGAAGAGGTATTTGCTCgtattccttccctttctctaatgTATTTTGTAATAAAATTAGCAAGTGTAGTAAGATCATTGCTTTACTTTACTAGGACTGGAGACCACAGCAGTGATTCTGCTCTTGCCCTACCTCTT
The DNA window shown above is from Salvelinus fontinalis isolate EN_2023a chromosome 40, ASM2944872v1, whole genome shotgun sequence and carries:
- the LOC129839092 gene encoding zinc finger protein 557-like produces the protein MSSLSYSPPAKEDEICWTEKEALFKEEAVIVKEEEKDVSVKEEEDSFRVKEEENGTVKEEVDAFFGLKEEEGEMTVTSKKEEETGYLGPVSQTHLKASNGSNDELSRKMVLRNRALINTRERRDYRGSSGEPQQPHGADEAEKRLSTSEHLKKHQQQPTGKKSHHCSHCGKSCKSSSELKIHLRIHTGEKPFGCDQCGKSFTRLQTLKSHQRIHNGEKPYSCDQCGKSFTTSSYLTIHLLNTHMRETV